A genomic stretch from Patescibacteria group bacterium includes:
- a CDS encoding glycosyltransferase family 1 protein, which produces MTIGVDVSRAFRKEKTGIEWYVFHLMKALADIDTEHEYIFYTDRMPPGDMDAVISSRLRILHWPFKHFWTQGRLSLEMLVHPPDVLLIPASALPLIHPQKTITVVHDVGFFCHTTYRSWQDVAYLKWSTLYALKQAWRIVAVSEWTKQEIIRNYRTPSENIHVVHIGLDSTYAALQDKSAIRATIEKYGIQQPYFLTIGRIDERKNIKSLVQGFVLFSRSNSSHCLVVAGPKGYGAQKSIAAIEEAHKMGVRIMYIPWLEEYEKKALLSGCAAFVFPSLYEGFGIPVIEAQACHVPVITSQTTSLPEIAGAGALYIDPQSALSIANAMQKIASDVSYAAHLTEIGYENTKRFTWKSCARGIDSLSREKTVC; this is translated from the coding sequence ATGACGATTGGTGTTGATGTATCGCGTGCATTTAGGAAAGAAAAAACCGGCATTGAATGGTATGTTTTTCATTTGATGAAAGCACTGGCAGACATCGATACAGAGCACGAATATATATTTTATACAGACCGAATGCCCCCAGGCGATATGGATGCTGTCATTTCTTCTCGTTTGCGTATACTTCACTGGCCATTCAAACACTTTTGGACTCAAGGAAGACTTTCACTTGAAATGCTAGTTCATCCCCCAGATGTATTGCTCATACCAGCGAGCGCATTACCGCTCATTCATCCACAAAAAACCATTACTGTCGTTCATGATGTCGGCTTTTTCTGCCACACAACATATCGGAGCTGGCAAGATGTGGCATATTTGAAATGGTCAACGTTGTATGCGCTTAAGCAGGCGTGGCGAATCGTTGCCGTTTCAGAATGGACAAAACAAGAAATTATTCGTAACTACAGAACCCCGAGTGAGAATATTCACGTTGTACATATAGGTTTGGATTCAACCTATGCCGCTTTGCAAGACAAGAGTGCCATTCGAGCGACTATCGAAAAGTATGGCATCCAACAACCATATTTTCTCACCATTGGTAGAATTGATGAACGAAAAAATATTAAGAGCTTAGTGCAGGGATTCGTGCTTTTTTCCCGCTCCAATTCCTCACACTGTCTTGTCGTTGCCGGTCCAAAAGGCTATGGAGCTCAAAAAAGCATTGCCGCTATTGAAGAAGCGCACAAAATGGGTGTAAGGATTATGTATATTCCATGGTTAGAAGAGTATGAGAAGAAAGCGCTTTTGTCGGGATGTGCTGCATTTGTTTTCCCGAGCCTCTACGAGGGTTTTGGTATTCCTGTAATTGAAGCTCAAGCATGCCACGTTCCGGTTATTACTTCACAAACAACTTCACTGCCAGAAATTGCAGGTGCCGGAGCGCTTTATATCGATCCACAATCAGCCCTATCTATAGCGAATGCCATGCAAAAAATTGCTTCTGATGTATCGTATGCCGCTCATCTCACAGAAATCGGGTATGAAAATACAAAGCGATTCACGTGGAAGTCGTGTGCGCGTGGCATTGACTCTCTATCGAGAGAGAAGACAGTATGCTAA
- a CDS encoding M50 family metallopeptidase, giving the protein MVGIIATVLLFLAVLCVLVLIHELGHFVAARIFGIHVEEFGFGFPPRVWGIKRGPTLYSINALPLGGFVKLKGEDGTGTLSQDKDSFASRPWWQKLIVLAAGVFMNVVLTIVLFTVGYAIGMPHILDAEKLDGQARDAKIQITYIQQGSPAQKAGLAIGDVISQLDGVAQTSIQDVQDYTRAHVEQSVTVTYIRGNSVSTQQITPVILKETGKAGIGIGIARIGLVSYPLHIAFIKSLETTWGIAVMIVSTLGSALRHLAFDNFVGPVGIASYTGTVAQLGITYLINLVGQLSMSLAIFNFLPIPALDGGRALFILIERVRRKSLNPAFENAIHVAGFMLLIALLILITIRDVTRMLPM; this is encoded by the coding sequence ATGGTTGGAATTATTGCAACCGTCCTATTGTTTTTAGCTGTACTATGTGTTTTAGTTCTTATTCATGAACTGGGGCATTTTGTTGCAGCACGCATATTTGGCATACACGTTGAAGAGTTTGGCTTTGGTTTTCCCCCGCGCGTCTGGGGTATAAAAAGGGGACCGACGCTGTATTCTATCAATGCACTGCCGCTTGGAGGTTTTGTCAAATTAAAGGGTGAAGATGGTACGGGAACATTGTCGCAGGATAAGGATAGCTTTGCATCGCGTCCGTGGTGGCAGAAATTAATTGTACTCGCGGCGGGTGTTTTCATGAATGTAGTATTGACGATTGTATTGTTTACCGTAGGGTATGCTATTGGCATGCCTCATATTCTTGATGCTGAAAAGCTGGATGGGCAAGCACGGGATGCAAAAATTCAAATAACCTATATACAGCAGGGGTCACCGGCTCAGAAAGCAGGACTTGCAATAGGCGATGTCATATCGCAGCTTGATGGAGTAGCGCAAACATCCATACAAGATGTACAGGATTATACTCGAGCACATGTTGAGCAATCCGTAACGGTAACCTATATACGTGGCAACAGTGTTTCTACTCAGCAGATTACCCCTGTCATTTTAAAAGAAACCGGTAAGGCAGGTATTGGTATTGGAATAGCTCGCATTGGTCTTGTGTCCTATCCGTTGCATATCGCATTTATTAAATCACTTGAAACGACATGGGGTATTGCTGTTATGATTGTGAGTACGCTAGGAAGTGCATTGCGACACTTGGCTTTTGATAATTTTGTCGGTCCAGTAGGAATCGCGTCATATACAGGCACCGTTGCGCAGCTCGGCATAACCTATCTCATTAATCTTGTTGGTCAGCTTTCCATGAGTCTTGCTATTTTTAATTTTCTTCCGATTCCTGCACTTGATGGCGGGCGGGCGCTTTTTATCCTTATTGAACGCGTGAGGCGCAAAAGTCTGAACCCGGCATTTGAAAATGCCATTCATGTTGCTGGATTCATGCTCTTGATTGCTCTACTGATACTCATTACAATACGGGATGTTACGAGAATGCTGCCGATGTAG
- a CDS encoding phosphatase PAP2 family protein — protein MDVLLFSFINGVAHRSWIIDAGIVFFATYALPLLGIGIVIAGVQKKSLLKHAIFSSSLAFGINATIGSLLFRSRPFVDHSVIQLIEKSATSKSFPSDHTALSFALAASIGAAYPRMSGVAYTLACIIGVSRIAAGVHYPLDIITGAFVGLMSFAIVWRVVRL, from the coding sequence ATGGACGTATTATTATTTTCTTTCATCAATGGAGTTGCACATCGTTCTTGGATTATAGATGCTGGTATCGTTTTTTTTGCAACCTATGCACTTCCTCTTCTGGGTATTGGAATAGTCATTGCAGGTGTACAAAAAAAATCGCTGTTGAAGCATGCGATTTTTAGCTCGAGTTTGGCATTTGGAATAAATGCCACAATTGGTTCTTTGTTATTTCGCTCGCGACCGTTTGTTGACCATTCTGTTATTCAGCTTATTGAAAAATCTGCAACGAGCAAATCATTTCCGTCAGATCATACAGCCCTTTCCTTTGCTTTGGCAGCAAGCATCGGTGCGGCGTATCCTCGTATGAGTGGCGTAGCGTATACGCTAGCATGTATCATTGGCGTGTCTCGCATTGCAGCAGGCGTGCATTACCCATTGGATATTATTACAGGCGCTTTTGTTGGTTTGATGAGTTTTGCGATTGTATGGAGAGTGGTTCGGTTATGA
- the frr gene encoding ribosome recycling factor: protein MIDIHKQKSEFEKHLTYLQDELKNLRTGRASTSLVEGLMVEAYGTLSQLQHLASLSIPDARTILISPWDKSVLKDIEKGLLAANLGVNPVNDGSSIRLVMPLLTEENRKALVKVVGQKVEQAKIAVRAVRDALREDVQKSEKLNEITEDDRYDLYKQIDELTKLTTTRADEFGSKKEEDILTL from the coding sequence ATGATTGATATCCACAAACAAAAAAGTGAATTCGAAAAACATCTGACGTATTTGCAGGATGAGCTGAAGAATCTTCGAACAGGACGCGCAAGTACCAGTCTCGTAGAGGGGCTTATGGTTGAAGCGTACGGAACTCTTTCGCAGTTGCAGCATCTTGCATCACTCAGTATTCCCGATGCTCGCACTATTCTTATTTCTCCGTGGGATAAGTCTGTACTCAAAGATATTGAAAAAGGGCTCTTGGCGGCAAATCTTGGCGTCAATCCTGTAAACGACGGTTCATCAATTAGATTAGTCATGCCGTTGCTCACTGAAGAAAATAGAAAGGCGCTTGTGAAAGTAGTGGGACAAAAAGTGGAGCAGGCAAAAATTGCCGTTCGAGCTGTCCGCGATGCTTTGCGGGAAGATGTTCAGAAAAGCGAGAAATTAAACGAAATTACCGAAGACGATCGCTATGATCTCTATAAACAGATTGATGAGCTTACAAAGCTGACAACTACGCGAGCGGATGAATTTGGTTCAAAAAAAGAAGAGGATATTCTTACACTTTAA